One Pygocentrus nattereri isolate fPygNat1 chromosome 12, fPygNat1.pri, whole genome shotgun sequence DNA window includes the following coding sequences:
- the LOC119264694 gene encoding uncharacterized protein LOC119264694 has protein sequence MGSRLCNQLFHASYVSGAFGTEWSVKYNQQEICALNGSTVFMNGTFTHPEGLTVTKSFWTIDPVPGVELTDLSKDPDYSGRVECLTDKQKHFSLKLSDVMKKDEHRFCFRIITNEEKERWLGEPGVQLRVTELHVEAPVEVTEGQTADLTCKTTCSLTDPTFIWYKNGRPLTTKTIKNNQLHLQTVSSEDAGSYSCAVGGSQHLRSTAHSFRVRFCGLI, from the exons ATGGGCTCCAGACTCTGTAATCAGCTCTTTCATGCATCATATGTTTCAGGAGCTTTTGGAACAGAGTGGAGTGTGAAGTACAACCAACAGGAAATCTGTGCTTTAAATGGATCCACAGTGTTTATGAACGGAACTTTTACTCACCCAGAAGGTCTCACAGTGACAAAGAGTTTCTGGACTATAGACCCAGTTCCAGGGGTGGAGCTGACTGATCTGAGTAAAGACCCAGATTATTCAGGCAGAGTCGAGTGTTTAACTGATAAACAGAAACACTTCTCCCTCAAACTGAGTGATGTGATGAAGAAGGATGAACATCGGTTCTGCTTCAGAATCAtaacaaatgaagaaaaagaaagatggctGGGTGAACCTGGAGTTCAGCTCAGAGTTACAG AGCTCCATGTAGAAGCTCCTGTAGAAGTGACCGAGGGACAAACAGCAGATCTGACATGTAAGACCACCTGCAGTCTGACTGACCCAACATTCATCTGGTACAAAAATGGACGTCCTTTAACCACAAAGACCATCAAGAACAACCAGCTCCACCTGCAGACGGTCAGCAGTGAGGATGCAGGCAGTTATAGCTGTGCTGTAGGAGGATCTCAACACCTCCGCTCTACTGCTCACAGCTTCAGAGTCAGAT TTTGTGGTCTTATTTAA